In Granulicella mallensis MP5ACTX8, the sequence GGTCTTGTTGGACAGGGTGCCGATCTCGGGCATCTCGGCCATGAGCCGGGCCACGGTGCGGTCAGCCACGCCTTTGATGGTGCGGAAGGCCTGATCCAATTGCTTCCATAGTGGATCGGCGGCGATGAGGGCGGCGATGGCGGCGGCCAACTGGTCCATCTGCCCCTTCAGGAACGCCAGCAACTGGTCGATGGCGGCCAGCACTTCGGTATCGGTGACCAGACGGCGCTGGTTCCGTTGCGCTGTGCGCACCTCGGTGAGCTGGCGCAGACGCGTGACCTGGGCCCGCAACTGGCGTTGCCGCTGCGTCCCCAGCACGCTTGGCACGGGCTTGCGGACCTCCGCTACCAGGCAATCAGCCCCGCATCGATGGCATCGGTCTTCTCCGTTACCCCCATGCCTTCGGCGAACTGCCGCACAGACCGCGGGTTCAGAATCGCTACGGCCAGCCCCTCGCTCGCCAGCAAGGCGAACGGCTGTTGCTCGTAGCCCCCGGTGGCTTCCATCGCCACCAGCTGCACCTGATGGGCACGGCAGAATCCGGCCAGCTCTCCGATCCCTGCCACGCTGTTGTCAAACGTCGCTGCCGCTCCCTCTCTGCCGATACGAACCGACAAGCTGAGGGAAGATACATCTACTCCACAAATCATGCGCGTCACGGTGTAACCTGCCTTGTATGTGCGATTGCATAGTCTTCTGACTGTTCGGTCGTACCCTGACTTGGGCAGCGGTCCCTGGGCTGAGCGTCGGTGGTTGATCACCTCAGGATGAACGGGTGCCGTCCGCCCGTGGGGGAACCGATGCCTCGGTTCCCCCCTCTACAACAGACTCTAACGAATGACTGTTGATCTCCTATAGATACAAGGATGACGGTTCGGTGGGAGATGAACAAAGCCCATCGCTCTATCTGCAACATCCTCATTCTTCGATGAAACTGGCACTCATCGTTCCGACGCAGGAGCGTAACAAATCGCCAAAAATTGACGGAACCTTGTAGTCTGTCTGCGCATCCAATCGGAAGAAATACAACACCTGTTGCGTAAAATGCATGTGTTGCTTATATTTCAAGTGTTGTCCAAGTTTCGAGGAGAGATGATGAAGAATTTTGCAATGGCAGGTTTGGCCGCAGCAATCGTGCTGGCGGTAGGTGCGGGTTCGATGAGCGCACAGGTGACGACGTGGAAGATCGACCCGATGCACTCGGAGAGCGATTTTGCAATCAAGCATATGGCAATCAACACGGTGCATGGCTCGTTCCGTGGAGTTTCGGGAGTCATCACTCTGGATGAGAAAAACCTGTCGAAGTCGGGCGTGGAAGCCACGATCGACGTGACCACCGTGGATACCGGCATAGCGCAACGCGACGGCCATCTGAAGAGCCCGGACTTCTTCGATGTGGCGAAGTTCCCGACCATGACCTTCAAGAGCACCGGCGTGACCAAGGCCGGCGATCACTTTGACGTCGCCGGATTGCTGACGATCCACGGCGTGACCAAGCCGGTCGTGCTGTCGCTCGAAGCACTGGCCAAGCCGCAGACGATGGACGGCAAGAGCCTGCATCGTGGATTTACCGCTACGACCGTCATCAACCGGCAGGACTTCGGCCTGATCTGGAATGGCCCGCTCCAGAGCGGCGACAAGGTCCTTGGAGACCAGGTCAAGATCGAGCTGGATATCGAAGCGGTACAGCAGTAAGAGCAGGAACAGGAAACAGTTGGGAGGGCGGACACTTCGGTGTCCGCCCTTTTTGTTTGTGGGCGCAGATCCAAGAGGCTGTTGAGTCAGAGCGTGTGTTGTTGCTTGTTTTTCGTCGTCATCCTGAAGCGTAGCTGAAGGCCCCGCGTTGGTCCGCTGG encodes:
- a CDS encoding YceI family protein → MMKNFAMAGLAAAIVLAVGAGSMSAQVTTWKIDPMHSESDFAIKHMAINTVHGSFRGVSGVITLDEKNLSKSGVEATIDVTTVDTGIAQRDGHLKSPDFFDVAKFPTMTFKSTGVTKAGDHFDVAGLLTIHGVTKPVVLSLEALAKPQTMDGKSLHRGFTATTVINRQDFGLIWNGPLQSGDKVLGDQVKIELDIEAVQQ